One region of Natronorubrum aibiense genomic DNA includes:
- a CDS encoding UbiA family prenyltransferase, protein MALARADRGVDATARAFWSQVHPVFMTPPLAASLFGAILAGRLEATLAVVHVVAMFAAVYTAHVKDGYVDFYVRGEDDDHPLTERGCRVALVLSTATVALCCLLLFVFVDWVAAALVLPTWVIAYHHAPQLDMHPVTATVGYPLGIALSLVGGFYVQAETITAVPLGFALVFLVLLSGIKVIDDAQDYDYDRSIEKRTVAVLVGPRRAHTIAYGMMGAALLTVVALALARVFPPTAMLAALAFAAVGTIARRATPEIATMLLIRGSYVFLAVLVAAVWFEPLAPLI, encoded by the coding sequence ATGGCCCTCGCGAGAGCCGACCGCGGTGTCGACGCGACCGCGCGGGCGTTCTGGTCGCAGGTGCATCCCGTGTTCATGACGCCGCCGCTTGCAGCCTCGCTGTTCGGGGCGATTCTGGCGGGGCGCCTCGAGGCGACGCTCGCAGTGGTCCACGTCGTCGCGATGTTCGCAGCGGTCTACACCGCCCACGTCAAAGACGGCTACGTCGATTTTTACGTCCGCGGCGAGGACGACGACCACCCGCTGACCGAACGCGGCTGTCGGGTTGCACTCGTACTTTCGACAGCAACCGTTGCCCTGTGTTGTCTCCTCCTGTTCGTCTTCGTCGACTGGGTCGCAGCCGCGCTGGTGCTGCCGACGTGGGTGATCGCCTACCACCACGCCCCCCAACTCGATATGCACCCCGTGACGGCGACGGTGGGTTACCCGCTTGGCATCGCGCTCTCGCTCGTCGGCGGGTTCTACGTTCAGGCCGAGACGATCACCGCCGTTCCGCTCGGCTTTGCGCTCGTTTTTCTCGTGCTCCTCTCAGGGATCAAAGTCATCGACGACGCACAGGATTACGACTACGACCGCTCGATCGAGAAGCGAACCGTCGCCGTGCTAGTCGGGCCCCGACGCGCGCACACGATCGCCTACGGGATGATGGGGGCTGCGTTGCTCACCGTCGTCGCCCTCGCGCTCGCTCGAGTCTTTCCCCCGACAGCGATGCTCGCGGCGCTCGCCTTTGCCGCAGTCGGGACTATCGCCCGGCGAGCCACGCCCGAAATCGCGACGATGTTGCTCATCCGCGGCTCGTACGTGTTTCTGGCCGTTCTCGTCGCCGCAGTCTGGTTCGAGCCGCTGGCTCCACTCATCTGA
- a CDS encoding DUF7344 domain-containing protein: MVSSASQTDVTDGQGVSLDAEPDGVPAQLEPDDVYHILQTRRRRDVLRYLHRTEGRVRLRALAEQVAAWEAGTTVDDLTSSQRQRVYISLYQTHLPKLDTHGIIDYDKDRGTIEPTPLAADLVPYLTGLESSTDRDPWPRRYAAAIGSCGLVLAAISVGLVSIPWALAAAGVTVVIAAVTTVHAYAVRENSESNSRPQ, from the coding sequence ATGGTGAGTTCTGCGTCCCAAACCGACGTGACCGATGGCCAAGGCGTATCTCTGGACGCCGAACCCGACGGCGTCCCGGCGCAACTCGAGCCGGATGACGTCTACCACATCTTGCAGACACGTCGCCGGCGTGACGTGCTCCGCTATCTCCACCGCACCGAGGGACGAGTTCGACTGCGTGCGCTCGCCGAACAGGTCGCCGCCTGGGAAGCGGGGACGACGGTCGACGACCTGACCTCGAGCCAGCGCCAGCGTGTCTATATCTCGTTGTATCAGACACACCTCCCGAAACTCGACACGCATGGGATTATCGACTACGATAAGGATCGGGGAACGATCGAGCCGACACCGCTTGCCGCCGACCTCGTGCCGTATCTAACCGGACTCGAGTCGTCGACGGACCGCGATCCATGGCCACGACGGTATGCAGCCGCGATCGGCAGCTGTGGACTTGTTCTTGCGGCGATTTCGGTCGGTCTCGTCTCGATTCCGTGGGCCCTCGCAGCGGCAGGCGTCACCGTCGTCATTGCGGCGGTGACGACCGTCCACGCCTACGCCGTTCGGGAGAACAGTGAGTCGAACTCGAGGCCGCAGTGA
- a CDS encoding helix-turn-helix domain-containing protein produces MTTVVELEIPADRLGAARTFETVPTFECQIGGMIGDSPPLVWTSGPDIETVREALEADPSVDVIASLTDGDREQHPVDDDERDRWLFRLEFGDALKLFQQIVAENEGAILAACGEDGTWAVKLLFHEREALSECYALFEQYEFNVEVTRLAGTNDFASAQTPLTRTQYETICKAHELGYFDIPRKITLKELAAELDVSHQALSERLRRCHAALVTAELTDRMQPTPIDL; encoded by the coding sequence ATGACGACAGTCGTCGAACTCGAGATTCCGGCTGACCGACTCGGGGCTGCTCGGACGTTCGAGACGGTTCCGACGTTCGAGTGCCAGATCGGCGGGATGATCGGTGATTCGCCGCCGCTGGTCTGGACGTCGGGCCCGGACATCGAAACCGTCCGCGAAGCACTCGAGGCGGATCCCTCGGTCGACGTGATCGCGAGTTTAACCGATGGCGACCGCGAACAACACCCCGTCGACGATGACGAGCGCGACCGGTGGTTGTTCCGACTCGAGTTCGGAGATGCCCTCAAACTGTTCCAGCAGATCGTCGCGGAAAACGAGGGGGCGATTCTGGCGGCCTGCGGTGAGGACGGGACGTGGGCGGTCAAGCTGCTCTTTCACGAACGAGAAGCGCTCTCGGAGTGTTACGCGCTGTTCGAACAGTACGAGTTCAACGTCGAAGTCACGCGTCTCGCCGGCACGAACGATTTCGCGAGCGCGCAGACGCCGCTGACACGGACACAGTATGAGACGATCTGTAAGGCCCACGAACTCGGCTACTTCGATATACCCCGCAAGATCACGCTCAAGGAACTCGCGGCGGAACTGGACGTATCACACCAGGCGCTTTCCGAACGGCTCCGCCGGTGTCACGCTGCACTCGTCACCGCCGAGTTAACCGACCGAATGCAACCGACGCCGATCGATCTGTAG
- a CDS encoding GNAT family N-acetyltransferase — protein sequence MASSQPLEFGHDDRKQIYEYVERHGAVDPDDTRRHLGIEPGAFRHHVAILKRDGRLEEADGTLRVTIDAGAEEEYVADDLEFHIRPARQEDLTGIIGAIRQVAEEKTYIEAESVADEIDHQEALLRHNELESRMFFVATVDDEVVGWVHIHAPELEKLSHTAELTVGVIEEYRGHGIGSHLLSRGLEWAGANGYERVYQSVPSSNDDAIAFLEDHDWEIEAIREDHYKLDGRYVDEVMMALEL from the coding sequence ATGGCGTCTAGTCAACCGCTCGAATTCGGTCACGACGACCGAAAACAGATCTACGAGTACGTCGAGCGCCACGGGGCGGTGGATCCGGACGACACGCGCCGGCACCTCGGTATCGAACCGGGTGCGTTCCGACACCATGTTGCGATCCTCAAACGCGACGGGCGACTCGAGGAAGCCGACGGGACACTTCGGGTGACGATCGATGCGGGGGCCGAAGAGGAGTACGTCGCCGACGACCTCGAGTTCCACATCCGGCCGGCCAGACAGGAAGACCTGACGGGGATCATCGGCGCGATTCGGCAGGTCGCCGAAGAGAAGACCTACATCGAGGCCGAAAGCGTCGCCGACGAGATCGACCACCAAGAGGCCCTGCTCCGGCACAACGAACTCGAGTCGCGGATGTTTTTCGTCGCCACCGTCGACGATGAGGTCGTCGGATGGGTCCATATCCACGCCCCAGAACTCGAGAAACTGTCACACACCGCCGAACTCACCGTCGGCGTCATCGAGGAGTACCGCGGGCACGGGATCGGCTCCCATCTCCTCTCACGGGGCCTCGAGTGGGCCGGTGCGAACGGCTACGAGCGCGTCTACCAGAGCGTTCCCTCGAGCAACGACGACGCGATCGCGTTCCTCGAGGACCACGACTGGGAGATCGAGGCGATCCGGGAGGACCACTACAAACTCGATGGCCGGTACGTCGACGAGGTGATGATGGCGCTGGAACTGTAG
- a CDS encoding EamA family transporter encodes MGFPEIDSAVFFGSITMVTWGIWVVLGNAASESIDPRTAAAISYLVAGPLALVFIIVSDASLTITARGGLLAGTAGLFTGIGLISMYVGLSGGSTTIVSTLGAMYFVVAAIIGMVVLGDEVTITRLAGIAFAVLGVVLVTR; translated from the coding sequence ATGGGTTTCCCCGAGATAGATTCGGCCGTTTTCTTTGGTTCGATTACGATGGTAACGTGGGGAATCTGGGTCGTCTTGGGCAACGCGGCGTCGGAGTCCATCGACCCGAGGACGGCCGCCGCAATTTCCTATCTGGTTGCGGGACCCCTTGCGCTCGTATTCATTATCGTTTCAGACGCATCGCTCACCATTACTGCGAGAGGAGGGCTGCTCGCTGGCACGGCCGGATTGTTCACCGGAATCGGTCTTATTTCGATGTACGTTGGCCTCTCCGGAGGGTCAACGACAATCGTCTCTACTCTCGGTGCGATGTACTTCGTCGTCGCAGCCATCATCGGTATGGTCGTCCTCGGAGACGAAGTTACGATAACGAGGCTTGCCGGGATCGCGTTCGCAGTTCTTGGGGTCGTCTTGGTTACCCGATAG
- a CDS encoding redox-regulated ATPase YchF: protein MLSIALAGKPNAGKSTFYTAATMAEVDVANYPFTTIDANRGVSYVRTECPCLERDERCNADNCEDGKRYVPIELLDVAGLVPGAHEGKGLGNQFLDELTNADVIVNVIDASGGTNEKGEPVDVGEHDPLEDIDFVEEEMDLWLAGIVERNWESIERKSRSPDFDIDDALADMLSGFGASPTQIAIVLRDLDYPDDPIQWEDHHREALARDVRQRTKPIVVAANKIDVAPQENVEKLLELDKPVIPTTAEGELALRRAADNGLVDYDPGDESLEIGDDVTDAQREALEGLAETMAEWDGTGVQSALDYAVYDLLEHITAYPVEDASKWSDGSGNVLPDAFLLPDGSTPVDLAYAVHSDIGDGYLHAINAKTSREVSDSYELEEGDVIKIVSTN from the coding sequence ATGCTTTCGATCGCGCTTGCCGGAAAGCCAAACGCCGGCAAGTCCACGTTCTACACTGCGGCGACGATGGCGGAGGTCGACGTCGCCAACTACCCCTTTACCACCATCGACGCCAACCGAGGCGTCAGCTACGTCCGGACCGAGTGTCCGTGTCTCGAGCGCGACGAGCGCTGTAACGCCGACAACTGCGAGGACGGCAAGCGCTACGTCCCGATCGAACTGTTAGACGTCGCGGGACTCGTCCCCGGCGCTCACGAGGGGAAGGGGCTCGGCAACCAGTTCTTGGACGAACTCACGAACGCGGACGTGATCGTCAACGTCATCGACGCCTCCGGCGGCACCAACGAGAAGGGCGAACCGGTCGACGTCGGCGAGCACGACCCGCTCGAGGACATCGACTTCGTCGAAGAGGAGATGGACCTTTGGCTGGCCGGCATCGTCGAGCGCAACTGGGAGTCCATCGAACGAAAATCCCGATCGCCTGATTTCGACATCGACGACGCGCTCGCAGACATGCTCTCTGGCTTCGGTGCCTCGCCGACCCAGATCGCCATCGTCTTGCGGGACCTCGACTACCCCGACGACCCCATCCAGTGGGAAGACCACCACCGCGAGGCGCTCGCCCGCGACGTCCGCCAGCGCACCAAACCGATCGTCGTCGCGGCGAACAAGATCGACGTCGCGCCACAGGAAAACGTCGAGAAACTGCTCGAGCTCGACAAACCCGTGATCCCGACCACCGCAGAGGGCGAACTCGCACTCCGCCGGGCCGCGGACAACGGCCTCGTCGACTACGACCCCGGCGACGAGAGCCTCGAGATCGGCGACGACGTCACCGACGCCCAGCGCGAGGCTCTTGAGGGACTCGCCGAGACGATGGCCGAGTGGGACGGCACCGGCGTTCAGTCGGCGCTCGATTACGCCGTCTACGATCTGCTCGAGCACATCACCGCCTATCCGGTCGAGGACGCCTCGAAGTGGTCCGACGGCAGCGGCAACGTTCTTCCCGACGCCTTCCTCCTGCCCGACGGCTCGACACCAGTCGATCTCGCCTACGCCGTCCACTCCGACATCGGCGACGGCTACCTCCATGCCATCAACGCAAAGACCAGCCGAGAGGTCAGCGACAGTTACGAACTCGAGGAAGGTGACGTAATCAAGATCGTGAGTACTAATTGA
- a CDS encoding thiamine pyrophosphate-binding protein has product MTAEYTGADLFTDALESYGVDYVFGNPGTTELPIIESIGTSGLEYVLGLHEDIAVGTASGYAQTRRYHAHHDNSITPVGVVNLHIAPGLAHGLGNLYAAKVTGAPLVVTAGNHSTDFRHEEPILSGELAGMAEQFCKWSDEVLDVAALPTMLRRAFRVAMTPPTGPVFLGLPLDVMLAETDAEPERLGPIPNAGGGDPAQLERAADLLAEAENPVLVVGDHVARSGADSVTAAVDLAEATGARVHGEILASEVDFPTDHDQWVSYIPPNEDLARMLLDTDTVVFAGCSTNTTLTRHEEALVDSETTCIHLSDDDWQVGKNQPADAAIVGDPGLILQGLLERVRERISDATVEERLEHVAGVKEMVAPKLAGMGTGDAEDDPRASKAELVDAMERVAGDAYVVDEGITSKYAMLARWDLAPEQYISNKGGGLGYGLPASVGAAIAEGQRDDPRDVVGFIGDGSYLYYPHAIYSAARHDADLTVVISDNRNYRILKDNTLKLMGGAEDDYAFTGIDFEPAVDFVQNAKSHGARAELVETPDEIEGALEGALAREGVDVLDVLVHD; this is encoded by the coding sequence ATGACAGCAGAGTACACCGGCGCTGATCTCTTCACTGATGCACTCGAGTCCTACGGCGTCGACTACGTCTTCGGCAATCCGGGGACGACGGAGCTGCCGATCATCGAATCGATCGGCACGAGCGGCCTCGAGTACGTACTGGGACTCCACGAGGACATCGCGGTCGGGACGGCCTCGGGCTACGCCCAGACGCGACGGTATCATGCCCACCACGACAACTCGATCACGCCCGTCGGGGTGGTAAACCTCCACATCGCGCCGGGGCTGGCCCACGGCCTCGGCAACCTCTACGCTGCCAAAGTCACCGGCGCGCCGCTGGTCGTCACCGCGGGCAACCACAGCACCGACTTCCGCCACGAAGAACCGATTCTGAGCGGCGAGCTCGCCGGGATGGCCGAGCAGTTCTGCAAGTGGTCCGACGAGGTGTTGGACGTCGCCGCGTTGCCGACGATGCTCCGGCGGGCGTTTCGCGTCGCGATGACGCCGCCGACCGGGCCCGTCTTCCTCGGCCTCCCGCTCGACGTCATGCTGGCCGAAACCGACGCCGAGCCCGAACGGCTCGGCCCGATTCCGAACGCCGGCGGCGGCGATCCAGCCCAACTCGAGCGTGCCGCCGATCTGCTGGCCGAGGCCGAGAACCCGGTGCTGGTCGTCGGTGACCACGTCGCGCGGTCGGGCGCAGATTCCGTCACCGCGGCAGTCGACCTCGCGGAGGCGACCGGCGCTCGCGTCCACGGCGAGATCCTCGCTTCCGAGGTGGACTTCCCGACCGACCACGACCAGTGGGTCTCCTACATCCCGCCGAACGAAGACCTCGCCCGGATGTTGCTCGACACCGACACGGTCGTCTTCGCCGGTTGTTCGACCAACACGACGCTGACGCGCCATGAGGAAGCGCTGGTTGACTCAGAGACGACCTGTATCCATCTCAGCGACGACGACTGGCAAGTCGGCAAGAACCAGCCCGCCGACGCAGCCATCGTGGGTGATCCCGGCTTGATCCTCCAAGGGCTGCTCGAGCGCGTCCGAGAACGCATTTCCGACGCGACCGTCGAGGAACGCCTCGAGCACGTGGCAGGGGTCAAGGAGATGGTCGCACCGAAGCTAGCCGGGATGGGGACGGGTGACGCCGAAGACGACCCCCGAGCCTCGAAAGCCGAACTCGTCGACGCGATGGAGCGCGTGGCCGGCGACGCGTACGTCGTCGACGAGGGGATCACCTCGAAGTATGCGATGCTCGCCCGCTGGGACCTCGCGCCCGAGCAGTACATCTCGAACAAGGGCGGCGGCCTCGGCTACGGGCTCCCCGCGTCCGTGGGTGCAGCCATCGCCGAAGGCCAGCGCGACGACCCGCGCGACGTCGTCGGCTTCATCGGCGACGGCTCCTATCTCTACTACCCCCACGCGATCTACAGCGCGGCTCGTCACGACGCCGACCTCACGGTCGTCATCTCGGACAACCGTAACTACCGCATCCTGAAGGACAACACGCTGAAACTCATGGGCGGCGCGGAGGACGACTACGCGTTCACCGGGATCGACTTCGAGCCAGCCGTCGACTTCGTCCAGAACGCAAAGAGCCACGGTGCTCGCGCCGAACTCGTCGAGACGCCCGACGAGATCGAGGGGGCGCTCGAGGGCGCGCTGGCACGTGAGGGCGTCGACGTGCTCGACGTGTTGGTCCACGACTGA
- a CDS encoding FAD-binding oxidoreductase: MTHDCSFLEALDLEDDQFSVAESRRDAHAADWGAEQRGEGVRPDAVVWPESTADVSAVLAAATDRGVPVTPYAAGTGLEGNAVPADGGISLDLTRMDDVVEYRPDDFQIDVGPGVIGSAVDEYVAPDGLFFPPLPSSGDISTIGGMIATDASGMTTVRYGEVADWVLGLEAVLADGTVIETGSRAIKTSSGYNLTELIVGSEGTLAVVTEATLELAGRPEQIRGGRAIFETLDDAAEAVFEAVRTDVDVARIELVDGLSARMANAYLDADLPDAPMVFLEFHANHGIDEEIALCRTIFEDHDVARFEMSDDDAEMDALWRARRELAYAVASYDPDLESLHPGDVTVPISQYPEIVHETKRLAAEADLLAPCFGHAGDGNLHYSVLVDPDDVAMVERGEELYAAIVERAIEMGGTATGEHGVGQGKREYLEAEHGAGAVETMRRIKRALDPTGTLNPGKVFPETARGERVREDSALEATETERPHSDR; encoded by the coding sequence ATGACACACGATTGTTCGTTTCTCGAGGCGCTCGACCTCGAGGACGACCAGTTCTCCGTCGCCGAGAGCCGACGCGACGCACACGCCGCCGACTGGGGTGCAGAACAGCGCGGTGAGGGCGTCCGGCCCGACGCGGTCGTCTGGCCCGAGTCCACGGCCGACGTGTCGGCCGTTCTCGCGGCAGCGACTGACCGCGGCGTTCCCGTCACGCCCTACGCGGCGGGAACCGGGCTCGAGGGAAACGCCGTCCCCGCCGACGGCGGGATCAGCCTCGATCTGACCCGGATGGACGACGTCGTTGAGTACCGGCCCGACGACTTCCAGATCGACGTCGGCCCCGGGGTCATCGGCTCGGCCGTCGACGAGTACGTCGCCCCCGACGGCCTCTTTTTCCCGCCGCTGCCCTCGTCGGGCGATATCTCGACGATCGGCGGCATGATCGCCACCGACGCCAGCGGGATGACGACCGTCAGATACGGCGAGGTCGCCGACTGGGTACTCGGCCTCGAGGCCGTGTTGGCCGACGGCACCGTCATCGAGACGGGCTCGCGAGCGATCAAGACCTCGAGTGGCTACAATCTGACCGAGCTCATTGTCGGCAGCGAGGGCACGCTCGCGGTCGTCACCGAGGCGACGCTGGAACTCGCGGGGCGACCCGAGCAGATCCGCGGCGGGCGAGCCATCTTCGAGACGCTCGATGATGCCGCCGAAGCCGTTTTCGAGGCGGTGCGGACGGACGTCGACGTCGCCCGAATCGAACTCGTCGACGGGTTGAGCGCCCGGATGGCCAACGCGTATCTCGATGCCGACCTGCCGGACGCACCGATGGTCTTTCTCGAGTTCCACGCCAACCACGGCATCGACGAGGAGATCGCGCTCTGTCGAACGATCTTCGAGGACCACGACGTCGCCCGCTTCGAGATGAGCGACGACGACGCCGAGATGGATGCCCTCTGGCGAGCGCGCCGGGAACTGGCCTACGCGGTCGCCAGCTACGATCCCGACCTCGAGTCGCTCCATCCTGGCGACGTGACGGTGCCGATTAGCCAGTATCCCGAGATCGTCCACGAAACCAAGCGACTCGCCGCCGAAGCCGACCTGTTGGCCCCCTGTTTCGGTCATGCGGGCGACGGCAACCTCCACTACTCTGTCCTCGTCGACCCCGACGACGTGGCGATGGTCGAACGCGGCGAGGAGTTGTACGCCGCCATCGTCGAGCGAGCGATCGAAATGGGCGGGACGGCAACCGGCGAACACGGCGTCGGGCAGGGCAAACGCGAGTATCTCGAGGCCGAACACGGTGCTGGCGCGGTCGAAACGATGCGCCGGATCAAACGTGCACTCGACCCGACGGGAACGCTGAATCCGGGGAAGGTCTTCCCCGAGACCGCGCGGGGTGAGCGGGTTCGTGAGGACAGCGCGCTCGAGGCGACGGAAACCGAACGTCCCCACAGCGACCGTTGA